One genomic region from Bactrocera tryoni isolate S06 chromosome 3, CSIRO_BtryS06_freeze2, whole genome shotgun sequence encodes:
- the LOC120772983 gene encoding lysozyme 1, translating into MKCQNVARHRRRPEEVSTATAVQRSLPTFIATAAASSTTTATAVTTICCCIWLLLVHAPAPTQTRRLQRCELAGQLYILDVPKSELSLWLCIAHYESRYNTHVVGNRNADGSSDYGLFQISSRYWCQPDNGTKYYAFNECNVKCSALLLDDITEAVDCARTIQRRQGWSAWSVYSVYCNRTLNEVDDCFESVSEEVIVDSKIEK; encoded by the coding sequence ATGAAGTGCCAAAACGTAGCGCGTCACCGCCGTCGGCCTGAAGAAGTGTCAACAGCAACAGCCGTGCAACGATCACTGCCAACATTTATAGCAACTGCCGCTGCCAGCAGCACAACCACCGCCACCGCAGTCACAACCATTTGTTGCTGCATTTGGCTGTTGCTCGTGCACGCACCCGCCCCCACCCAGACGCGTCGTCTGCAACGCTGCGAACTCGCCGGCCAATTGTACATATTGGATGTGCCGAAATCGGAGCTGTCGCTGTGGCTGTGCATTGCCCATTACGAGAGTCGCTACAATACGCACGTCGTGGGCAATCGCAATGCGGACGGCTCCAGCGACTATGGTCTGTTTCAGATCAGCAGTCGCTATTGGTGTCAACCGGACAATGGCACCAAATATTACGCGTTCAATGAGTGCAATGTCAAATGTAGCGCTTTGCTGCTCGATGACATAACCGAGGCGGTGGACTGCGCCAGGACTATACAACGGCGTCAGGGTTGGAGCGCTTGGAGCGTTTACTCGGTGTACTGTAATCGTACGCTGAACGAAGTGGATGATTGTTTTGAAAGCGTTTCCGAAGAAGTGATTGTAGACAGCAAGATTGAGAAATAA